The following are from one region of the Salvia splendens isolate huo1 chromosome 2, SspV2, whole genome shotgun sequence genome:
- the LOC121774831 gene encoding uncharacterized protein LOC121774831, with amino-acid sequence MDRNTFDRLCRLLYDRGGLRIGKVLRVEEQGCVGALDDTHILVLVSSTDKPRYQIQKGLIATNTLAICDHNMQFLYVLIGWERLAGDSCVLRDAVSRVNGLKVPKGYYYLCDNGYANSNGFLTPFRGVRYHLKEWGPGTEAPQNAIEMIFRSSSFYPIKTQVRLIAACFLLHNFIRREMPIDPIEVELDGIQYEANLEDEVMGTQFLESVEPSND; translated from the exons ATGGATCGCAACACATTCGACCGTCTATGTCGGCTTCTGTATGACCGTGGTGGGCTGCGTATCGGCAAGGTCCTCCGGGTAGAGGAACAG GGATGTGTAGGAGCTTTGGATGACACCCATATACTCGTCTTGGTCAGTAGCACAGACAAACCTCGGTATCAGATTCAGAAGGGCCTAATAGCTACAAACACCCTAGCTATCTGTGACCACAACATGCAATTCTTGTATGTCCTAATAGGATGGGAGAGATTAGCTGGAGACTCTTGTGTATTGAGGGATGCGGTGTCACGGGTGAATGGCCTGAAAGTCCCAAAAG GGTACTATTACTTATGTGATAATGGTTACGCAAACAGCAATGGGTTCCTTACGCCTTTCCGAGGTGTTAGATATCATCTGAAAGAATGGGGACCGGGTACCGAGGCACCCCAAAATGCAATTGAAAT GATCTTCCGTAGCTCCTCCTTCTATCCAATCAAAACTCAAGTCCGTCTAATAGCAGCTTGCTTCTTGTTGCATAACTTCATCCGCCGTGAGATGCCTATTGATCCGATAGAAGTCGAGCTAGACGGTATACAGTACGAGGCAAACTTAGAAGATGAGGTCATGGGTACACAGTTCCTTGAATCTGTAGAGCCATCGAACGATTAG